A stretch of Natronobacterium texcoconense DNA encodes these proteins:
- the gyrB gene encoding DNA topoisomerase (ATP-hydrolyzing) subunit B has product MSQESEYGAGQIQVLEGLEAVRKRPAMYIGSTDSRGLHHLVYEVVDNSIDEALAGHCDDITVTIHEDESVSVADDGRGIPVDTHEEYDRPALEVILTVLHAGGKFDNKSYQVSGGLHGVGVSVVNALSERLETEVKRDGGVYRHEFEAGEPMGDMERVRDLEDDEEAGTEIRFWPDDGIFEADSFSFSTLSNRLRELAFLNSGVRITLRDEREEAGDADDDLVEETYEYEGGIREFVEYLNETRSAMHEDVIYFEDEDQNIQVEVAMQATEELQGSIHAFANNINTREGGTHLTGFKTALTRVVNDYANENSLLSDLDENLKGEDIREGLTAVVSIKHPDPQFEGQTKTKLGNSEVRGIVESAMHEGLGTYFEENPDTAEAIITKAVEAAKARKAAQKAEELTRRKSALDSTSLPGKLADCQTKDPEEAELFIAEGDSAGGSAKQARNPEFQAVLPIKGKILNVEKHRLDRVLENDEIRNMITAIGAGIGDEFDVEDVRYKKIIMATDADVDGAHIRTLMLTFFYRHMRPLLEGGYVYATQPPLYRIRYRGETYDAMTDAERDEIVAEKCDGNPTQVQRFKGLGEMNPQQLWDTTMDPENRILKQITVEDAAAADKMFSVLMGDAVEPRKQFIKENAPEAEWIDI; this is encoded by the coding sequence ATGTCCCAGGAAAGCGAGTACGGCGCTGGACAGATCCAGGTCTTGGAAGGCCTGGAAGCCGTTCGAAAACGTCCGGCGATGTACATCGGCTCTACCGATTCTCGAGGACTCCACCATCTCGTCTACGAAGTGGTGGACAACTCGATCGACGAGGCACTGGCCGGCCACTGCGACGACATCACCGTCACGATCCACGAGGACGAGTCGGTAAGCGTCGCAGACGACGGCCGTGGCATCCCCGTCGATACACACGAAGAGTACGACCGACCCGCACTCGAGGTCATTCTGACGGTTCTCCACGCCGGCGGCAAGTTCGACAACAAGTCCTACCAGGTCTCCGGTGGGCTCCACGGCGTCGGCGTCTCGGTCGTCAACGCCCTCTCCGAACGCCTCGAGACCGAGGTCAAACGCGACGGCGGCGTCTACCGTCACGAGTTCGAGGCGGGCGAGCCGATGGGCGACATGGAACGGGTGCGCGACTTAGAGGACGACGAGGAGGCCGGCACCGAAATCCGGTTCTGGCCCGACGACGGGATCTTCGAGGCCGACTCCTTCTCGTTCTCGACGCTTTCGAACCGGCTTCGTGAACTGGCCTTCCTCAACTCCGGCGTGCGGATCACGCTGCGCGACGAGCGCGAGGAGGCCGGCGACGCGGACGACGACCTCGTCGAGGAAACGTACGAGTACGAGGGTGGCATCCGCGAGTTCGTCGAGTACCTGAACGAGACGCGCTCGGCGATGCACGAGGACGTCATCTACTTCGAGGACGAAGACCAAAACATCCAGGTCGAGGTCGCGATGCAGGCCACCGAGGAACTGCAGGGGTCGATCCACGCCTTCGCGAACAACATCAACACCCGCGAGGGCGGCACCCACCTCACCGGATTCAAGACTGCGCTGACCCGCGTGGTCAACGACTACGCAAACGAAAACAGCCTGCTCTCGGATCTCGACGAGAACCTCAAGGGTGAGGACATCCGTGAGGGACTGACGGCCGTCGTCTCGATCAAACACCCCGATCCGCAGTTCGAAGGGCAGACGAAGACGAAACTCGGCAACAGCGAGGTCCGGGGTATCGTCGAGAGCGCCATGCACGAGGGTCTTGGCACCTACTTCGAGGAAAACCCCGACACTGCAGAGGCGATCATCACCAAGGCAGTCGAGGCTGCAAAGGCACGCAAGGCCGCCCAGAAAGCCGAAGAGCTGACCCGGCGAAAATCCGCACTCGATTCGACCTCGCTGCCCGGCAAACTCGCGGACTGTCAGACCAAAGACCCCGAGGAAGCCGAACTGTTCATCGCGGAGGGTGACTCCGCAGGTGGCAGTGCAAAACAGGCCCGAAATCCAGAGTTCCAGGCCGTTCTTCCCATCAAGGGGAAGATTCTGAACGTCGAGAAACACCGTCTCGACCGTGTCCTCGAGAACGACGAGATCCGGAACATGATCACCGCGATCGGCGCGGGGATCGGTGACGAGTTCGACGTCGAGGACGTCCGGTACAAGAAGATCATCATGGCGACCGACGCCGACGTCGACGGCGCCCACATCCGGACACTCATGTTGACGTTCTTCTACCGACACATGCGGCCGCTGCTCGAGGGTGGCTACGTCTACGCGACCCAGCCGCCACTCTACCGCATCCGGTATCGCGGCGAGACCTACGACGCGATGACCGACGCCGAACGCGACGAGATCGTCGCGGAGAAATGCGACGGTAATCCGACGCAGGTCCAGCGATTCAAGGGACTTGGCGAGATGAACCCCCAGCAGCTCTGGGATACGACGATGGATCCCGAGAACCGCATCCTCAAGCAGATCACTGTCGAGGACGCAGCCGCCGCGGACAAGATGTTCTCGGTGTTGATGGGCGACGCCGTCGAACCGCGAAAACAGTTTATCAAGGAAAATGCGCCGGAGGCAGAGTGGATCGACATATAA